Within Amedibacterium intestinale, the genomic segment TAATCAACAACTTTTCCTTTTCCTTCATCGCCCCACTGGGTACCTACAACAACATAACCTGGCATATAAAATTCCTCCTTTGGTATTATAACCTTGTTATTTAAAAAAAACCTTTAATAATATAGCACAAAACAATTAAAAAATAAACAATTTTATTTAGAAAATCCAGGAAAGAAAGTCTTATGGATATACTAGAAAATAACAACAAAAAATCTGTACTCCAGTTTATTGGAATACAGATTTTAATACTGTTTTATTTTAAAGCTGCAGTAAGTTTATCTGCTGCCGGTTTCATATAAGAGCGAATTTTTTCTACAGTTTCAACAGTAAAATCATCATCTTTATAAATTGCAGAAACACAATCCATCATAGGAAGTTCTGCCCATAATTCTACTTCGTTGTTTTCCAGAAATTCTTCTGTATTCTTATGCTGGAAGATTTCAATGCGTTTACCGCAATCAGGGCATTCTACAAAGCTCATATTTTCAATGATACCAAGCACTGGTACTTTAACCTGTTTGCACATGTTAATAGCTTTTGAAACGATCATAGATACCATTGGCTGTGGTGTAGAAACCATAACAACACCATTTACCGGAATGTTTTGTAGAACCGTTAAAGCGACATCTCCTGTTCCTGGAGGCATATCAATTAGTAAATAGTCTAATTCTTCCCATACAACATCACTCCAGAACTGACGTACAGCATTTCCAACAATAGGACCTCTCCAGACAACTGGCTGATTTTCATCATCCATCAAGAAGTTTAAAGACATTACTTTAATACCATCTTTGTCGATAACAGGCTCAATTGCATCATTTGTACCATACGCCTTTTCTTTTTCCAATCCCATTAAACGAGGAATACTAGGTCCAGTAATATCCGCATCCATGATTCCAACTTTAAATCCCTGGCGAGCCAGCTCTTTTGCTAAAAGAACACTCATAGAGCTTTTACCAACGCCGCCTTTTCCACTCATTACACCAACAACGTGTTTGATCTTGTTTTTAGGGTTGTTTTTGATTCCGCAGGAATCTTCATTTTTACCA encodes:
- a CDS encoding Mrp/NBP35 family ATP-binding protein, with the translated sequence MSNCSTCPSKGKCGKNEDSCGIKNNPKNKIKHVVGVMSGKGGVGKSSMSVLLAKELARQGFKVGIMDADITGPSIPRLMGLEKEKAYGTNDAIEPVIDKDGIKVMSLNFLMDDENQPVVWRGPIVGNAVRQFWSDVVWEELDYLLIDMPPGTGDVALTVLQNIPVNGVVMVSTPQPMVSMIVSKAINMCKQVKVPVLGIIENMSFVECPDCGKRIEIFQHKNTEEFLENNEVELWAELPMMDCVSAIYKDDDFTVETVEKIRSYMKPAADKLTAALK